The nucleotide sequence CTTCCAAAACGCGCCCGTATGCCCCGACATGGTCTTTCCCATGCTGGACCGTGCCGACCGTGACGCGGTGCGTGTGACGCGGCTGGCGTGGGCTGTGCGCAATGCTCAGGATGCGGCGATCAATGCCCCCTTTCTGGATATCGAAAGGAGCAAATGGCATGGGTGAGGTTTGCCAGTTGAAGCCTTGCGGCCAGCGCGGAGGCGCAGCCGACGCGCTGCCCGCAGGGCTGGGGTTTATCACTAATGCAACAAGTGTGTCTAAAGCACACGAAGTGCAGATAAATCGGCCGATTCGCGAACGGTTGCTGGTTAATCGGGAAGCCTCGCGGATCAAGCGGATGAAAACGGCCGTGGGTCATGCCGCAAGGCTTCTTCATTTCGACGCGCATACGGAACGCGGTGCGCAGTTGTGGAATAAAAAGTTTCTGACCCTGACCTATGCCGATGGCGACACGTGGGAAGCGGGGCATCTTGCGAAGTTTCGTAACGCGATGATGATGTGGTGTCGCAAGCGGAATATTCGGTTTCGTTATGTCTGGGTGGCCGAGCGGCAGACGAGAGGCGCGATCCACTACCACGTTGTCGTCTGGCTTCCCAAAGGCAAGTACCTGCCGCACGCCGATACCCAAGGTTGGTGGCCGCACGGGATGACCAACATCATCACGGCGCAAAGCCCTATCGGCTACATCACCAAGTACGCCAGCAAGACCACGGCGGCGGATGTAAAGGGCTATCCCAAAGGTGCCCGCATGTGCGGTCACGGTGGTCTGACGCCCGAAGGTCGGCGCCATGTTCGTTATTGGCAGTCGCCCATGTGGGTGCGTGATGCGCTGACGGGTAGGGCGGACATTCGCAAGGTTTCAGGCGGCTATATGGACAAATTCACCGGGGAGTTTTTGCCCTCTCCTTGGCGTGTAGTGGTGGGGCCAGATGGTCAAGTGTGGGCATATCGAATCGATGAACATCAACAGGAGCGAGCAGCATGAAAATCAACGTACTGAACAAGGCGGTGGAGCCGTTTGAGTCCACATGGGAAGGCGTGACGCGTCAGCGGTCCAAGCAGTGGGCCGTGCTGGAAATCGACGGTCTGCCGACCGCGTTCCAGTTGACCTCCGATGTGGGCAAGCATCTGGCTCCGGGTGAATACACCTTGGCGCCGGAGTCCTTTGCCGTGCAAAACGGTCGGCTGACCATGAGTCGCGCCGTGCTGGTGCCGCTGCCGTCGAAGGTCGCCGGTCCGGCGAAGGTCGCCTAAGCCGTGGCCCTGTGCGTTGTCATCAATCCAGACGGAACGCTTGCCTCGACGGGTGAGCCGGTGGCGACGTGCACGGGCTACGTGATGGTTTCGGGTAGTGAGTACGGGGTGTATCAGTCCCTGCAAACTGCTCTTGGCGCTCCAACGTCAGCCGAAGCGATGGGGTGGTTCTTCGGTGCATGGGGTGCGGTGATGGTGTTCTTCATCGCTTCGCGTGCAGCCGGTTCGGTGATTTCGATGTTCAAAGACTGACGCAATTTCGCGTCTCATCAACCAGAGGAAAACTGCAATGCGCAACATGATCCGCAACACCCTGAACCGCGCCAAGTCGCTGGCCCCCGCCGCTGTCATCGCCGGTTCGCTCGTCGCTGGTGCGGCGTCTGCCCAGACCGCTACCACGTACAGCTCCATCCTGACCGGTCTGGACACCTCCACCGCGATCACTGCCGTGATCGGTGCCGGTGTGCTGCTCGCCGGTGTGGGCTTCGCCAAGTGGGCGACCAAGAAGGTGGCTCGCTTCTTCGGCTGATCCCGCGATGTTGTACCGGGGCGGGGATTTCTCGCCCCAATTTTTCTGACGAATGGCGGTGCTATGTCTACCAGTTCTTGTGGTCTCGGCGGTCCGACCGATCCAACCGGTCCGTGCTCCGGCACGATTGCCGCGAATCAGGCAGGCGGCGCTGTTTTTACGAACATCACCAACGGGTCGGTGATTGGCGCGCTTCTTGGTGCTGCCTTGCTGCTCGCGGGTCTGGTCTTCGTGGTCTGGGTCGTTCGCAAGGTCGCCGGGTTCTTCGGGTCGGCTGCGGAGAATCGTCGTTTGCATGCTGCCCAGCTCGCGGCGGCGGCGGCGTTGAATGAAGGTTTTGACTGGCGTGAGTACTACGTGGCGCGCTCGTACATGCCTGACGTTGATCAGGGTGCTGACAACGATGGTTTGCTGGGCGTGGATGCAGAGGACGACACCGAAATGGACACGGAAGACGACTCGCCGATGGAGGATGAAGAATCGGCGCAAGACCTGGGGTCCGGCACGAACGAAACCGGTGACGATCCTGACGTGGTACGTGGTGATGGGATGACTGACGCGGAATACGACGCCTTCGAGTGGCGCGAAGAGTGGAAGCGCGAGAACGGGGAGGCCGCATGATCCTTGATCTTTTCTGCGGCTTTCTCGGCACGATGTGCGCATGGGCTTGCGCCAAGGGTTTTAGTCATGATTGAGCGCCTCAGGCTTCGTTCGGCACTTTATGGCGCGTTGGCCTCGCTGCTTTTGACTGGTGTTTTTGCTCCCTCCGTTGCGTTTGCATCGAGTAACGCTAGTTACGATTCTGCAATGCAGTCCTGCATGACTCCTGCGCCCAGTGTTGGTACGGGCTTTTTTTGCAATGTTTCTGGAAACGATATCTACCGTGGTGGTACAGATGCCTCGACTGCCCATAATTATTTTGCTGGTACGCAGGCGCGGAATCTGGGCGATTTTCCTTTCACTGGTTCCGTTCCTCCTAGCTGCATGGCAGGGCAGGCGCTTCCGCCGGGTACGCCTTATGACTTCTTCGCTTCTCCGGGTGCGGTGGGTCCTGCTGACGGTACGTCTTGCCATGATGGCTGTCGTATTCTGTGGGTTGTTGACCCTCTGAATCCCTCGGGTTCTCAATCTTCTTGGCAGACCAACGGAGCGCAGTGTCCTGTCGCTGGATCTTCGCCAGCGCCACAGCCCACTATTCCTTCGCCTCCACCTCCGATTACCAACCCCAACGGCGGGCAGACGTTCTGTGATGGCATCAGCGGGAAATGTGTGACCACGGGTGGCTCGACGCCTCCGGTGCCGCCTACTCCTCCTGCAGGGTCGTCTAGTTCGGCCAACTCATCGACCGCGTCCACGTCAAATACCTCGACCAGTGGCACTTCTTCAAGCACGACGACGACCAGTACCACGACCACCACGGGTTCTTCATCCTTCACGGGCACGACAACGGCCCCTGCTGGCGGTTCCTCGACGGGTGGCACGGGTGCGGGTACGGTCAGCGGCACGGGCAGCAGCACGGGCACCAGTAACACGGCGGGTAGCAGCAGCACGAGTACGCCGCCCTCGTCATCCTCGACGTCTACGAAGTGCACCACGGGCGTCTGTGACGTGGGCAACGCGGACGGCAACGTGGGTACGCTCTACAACGGTGGCGCTGACACGCCGGGGTCGGTTTACTCGGGTTTTGCGGCGTCGGTCCAGACCTCACCGATTGTCTCGTCCGTGTCGAGTTTCTTCACGGTCAATGCGTCGGGTTCCTGTCCGGCGTGGCATATCCCCGGTAATAAATACTGGGGCGCGGCGGGCTTCGATTTTTCCTTTTTCTGCGATCCGGCCATCCTCGCGTTGTTGGCGGCGGCGGGCTATATCGTCTTGGCGGTGGGGGCGTTCAGTGCATTCCGCATCGCGCTCTATTAGCCTCGGTCTGTTTCTGTTCGTGGTCTCGCTGCTGGTCTCTCTGCCGGTAGTCTTTCCTCGTGTTGCCCATGCGGACGGCATTGTCCCCCCGGGCTGCTCGTTGATTCAAAACGTGATCGTTTGCGGCGGTTCGGCGACCAGCGGTGACACGTGCATCACCGATGTCGCTACGGGTCAGCAGCAGTGCCTTTCCCCCTCGGGTGCTCCGGGTGCAGTCTCGTCCATCGGTGGTCATGGTATTGGCGGTGTGCCGGGTCTACCGGCGCAGACGACCAGCACGGGCTGGCTTAGTCGCCTGACGGGGTGGTTTGCCTACGCGCTCAATGTCTTTTTTGTCGCGTTGGTTACGTTGCTGAAAGACCTCGTTACCTATCTCCTGTACGTGATTCTTTACGTGGTCCAAGCGGCTATCAATGCGATCGGCACGCCTTCGTGGCTGTCGCAATATTCGATGGGTTCGATACTCGGTAATGCCGGTCCGATCGTTGGTTTCTTTATCTCGCAATTGCAGGTCGGCACGGCGCTGGGTTTGATCGGTCTTGGCTATGTGTTCCGCCTCACGCGTAAATTCCTGACCCTCTTCCAGTGGTGACGTATGCTCGTTTTTAATGAAGGTCTGCCGCGCTCTGGCAAGTCTTACGATGCCGTGTTGTCGCACATTCTGCCGGCCATCAAGGCAGGTCGTCGTGTGTTTGCGAGGCTCAATGGACTGGATCACGACAAGATTGCTGCCCACTTGGACATGCCAGTGGAGACCGTGCGCAATCTGCTGGTGCTGGTCGGCACGGCAGACGTGAAGAAACTCTTTCTCGCCATTCGTCCGGGTTTCTCCGACG is from Elusimicrobiota bacterium and encodes:
- a CDS encoding capsid protein — its product is MLTGLDTSTAITAVIGAGVLLAGVGFAKWATKKVARFFG